AGGCGGTGACGCAGGTGGGACAGGAGAACTCGCAAGGGTAGTTCGGGAAACCATGAATCCTATTATCATTACCATGAACGACTTTTATGAGTTCAGGCGGAGAGGACAGAACAGGGAGATAGCTGACAATTCAACGGTCATTGATTTCTCTCCATACAAGAGAAAGAACACCAATGAATACAAACAATTTCGCCTTAAACTCATGAAGCGCATAAGGTTCATACTTGACAGCGAAAGGGTTTCGCTCCCACAAAAACTGATTAATGACATTTTGGACCGGGATAACATGGATCTAAGGAGTGTGATAAACGATCTTGAATCCTTTTCCGGAGGTGTGGACAGCACGACCTCAGATTTCGAGATTTCCGTTAGGGACAGAACTGAGACACCCTTCAATATAATGATGTCGACCTTCAGGGCAATGAGCTATGATGATGTCCTTGATGCTTTGCTGGATAAGGAGGGTGACTTCACCACCGAGGATTACATGATGTGGATAGACAAGAACCTCCCAGAAGAAGCAAAGGAATTTGAGGACCTTTCCATGGCATTTGATCTCCTGTCACTCGCGGATGTGTTTATAGGAAGAGTGCTGAAAAAGCAGCATTATGCTTTCAAGCGGTATTCTGAGGAACTGGCCGCAGGAATGATGACACGAATTGAAAAGAGGAACAGGAGCTTTGTCAAGTACCAGTTTCCGTCATACATCACTACGATGGCCAGGACGCGGGGATCAAGGCTAAGCAGAAATTCACTGGCGACCAAGCTTGGAAGATTAACGCATTCCAGTTCTTCCACTGCGATGGATTATATGTGGTTCTTCTCATACATATCAAAGAAACAGAAAAAGAATTTTTCAAAGACAGCAGACAGGATCGTAATCTCTGACAAGGAGGAGGAAATCCTGAAAAAAGGATGAAGTGTTCTGGAAATCTATCTTTATGCTGTGACCTGTTCTTTTTTGGTGCCTGTTTCTTCTACAATAACCTTTTTGCATTTTCTGATAGTCCCGCTCACTGTAACGATACGGACATCCCCATAGTATTCTGACATGTATTCAGATAGTTCCAGTTTTCTGAACTGATCTGTCAGGAATATTGCATACTGTCCTTCGTTGAACCTGAGCCTGCACCTAAACGAATGAAAAAGATCATCTGCAAGGGTCTTCAGGAACTGATCCATTTCATTGTGCTGAAGCAGAAAATATCTCTTCCTGTACGGTGACCCTTTCATCTATTCCAAAGCAGAATTAACGATATTTATCTATCGTTTATCATGAGTGTAAGGTACAGCAACCAAATGGTGCCAAAATATAAATATCGTAAAACGCTTAAGAAAAACTACGTCATCAAGGTAGAGCAAAATGGCAGAAACTATTACCACTTACAGTCTGGTCAGAAATGCGTGGAAAGATCTGAAGAAGTCTGAGATTTACGGCATACACAAGCAGAGAATGGCAGAATGGAGGGATAGCCCTGCGACTGTAAGACTGGATAGGCCGACCAGGCTTGACCGGGCTAGAGAGCTCGGATACAAGAGCAAGGACGGCTACATTATAGTAAGGTCCAGAGTCAGGAGAGGCGGAAGCAACCGCCCAAAGATCATGGGTGGAAGAAGACCCAGAAGGATGGCATACAGCAAGCTCACAAGGAAGAAGAGCATCCAGTGGATTGCTGAAGAGAGGGTCGCTGGCAAATACCCCAACATGGAAATACTGAATTCATATTACGCTGGAGAGGATGGAAAATACAAATATTATGAGATTATAGCAGTAGACAAATCTCACCCTGCAATTGTTAATGATAAGCACATTTCGTGGATAGCCGAACCCCAGAATAATGGAAGGGTATACAGGGGTCTAACTTCTGCCGGTTATAAAGGCAGGGGCCTGAGAACTGGCAGGAAGAACAGCAGCAAGAGCAGACCATCCATAAGATCTAACGGCAGGCTCAGGAGATAATTCGACATTTCTGCCGAGGTGGCCCAGCGGTACGGCGCCAGACTTGAGATCTGGTTCCCTTGTGGATCGGGAGTTCGAATCTCTCCCTCGGCGCTTATAACTCGGACCCGCTCATAAACACGGGAGTTTTCGGTCCTGAACTCATATCAATACATGCTTGATTATTTTCTAAACTCACTTTCCCTCTTTCGAGTAATTTCTCATCACAGGGCTTATAATTGTCCCAAGAACGTATGGAGGAGCTTTTCTTTCACTATTCCAGATACTTTGTGAGTTCAGAAAGTGAGTCAATTGTAAGGAAGGGGCATCCGGAATATCCTCTGGAATCGACAACGTGCCTATTGCGAATCCAGATCCCCATGATACCCAGTTCCTGTGGAGCCAGCACATCCCATACAATGTTATCCCCTACCATCCACGTTTCCTCAGCACTGACCTGCAATTCTGAAAGGGCAAGCTTGTAAATCCTTGGATCAGGCTTTCCAAATCCCCGCTCCCCTTCGATGAATATATGATCAAAGTGCCCAGCAAGGGAAAAGCGTTCAAGTTTACTTCTCTGTGATTCCGAACTCCCATTCGTAATCAGTGCAGTTATGATTCCGTGCTCTCTTGCTGCGTCAATAGTCTCGATTGATCCCGGGAACACGTATAGAGATTCCCATTTCATCTTTGAATACAGTCTTGCGAAACTCTCAGCAAGCTCCAGATCATTAATGCCCAGATCCGCAAATGCCAGCTCAACTATTTTCCTCCTTGCGGCATCCAGATCCTGCCGCCATCTTCTGTGCCTGTCGGGATCGGCCCAAAAAGACTTTGAGTGATCCAGAACAGCTGTGGCAAGGATTTCCGGATCCACTGAATTGATCTCTCCGGAAAACAGGCGGGCGGCTTTCCTCCAAGTTTCCTTGGTGAGAACCTCAAAGGCGATAATTGTGTCGTCCAGATCAATCAAGAGTGCATTGGGAGGGTTAAGTGACTGAACCATATATCACGATGTGGGAATCTAAAATAAATTTTTAGAACACGACACTTTCAGAAAATCCCAACGGAGGCGCCAAATTTCAGCCGCTGATCAGTTTTCGCAATGTATTTGAACTATGTTGCCCATGACTAGAACAAGAGACTTTTGCAAGCCCCTTAAATGGAGATGAATTATTGGCTTCTAGAGAAGAGAAAATCCAGTTCTTGGAAAATCGGATTATGAATAACAAAGCTTCAATGGGAGCAGGTGGCGACTGCATGAAAATCGCCAGAGAACAGCTTGAGCTATCCAGGCTATACAGATCCGTTGGCAACACTGCGAAATCGGATGAGGTCCTGAACGATACGCTGAAAACACTGGAAGATCCGATGTGTGTACAGACAGCCCAGACCACAAGATTGATAAGTGCAATAAAGTCTTTTCAGAGCAACCCAAATCTTGCAAATGCACAGAGGATGCCTGCAATTTACAGGTATGCGGGACTTATCTTTCTTCTTGTTGGGTACGGCGTACTCTACGTGGTTTTTGATTTTATAAAAATTAACCCGAATTATTTTCTTGCAGCGATCCTGGTAATGTTTGTGATCAGCATCTGGATCAGTTCCGCACTAAGAAGAAGCTTCATAAGGTCGGTTGCACAGTCGAATTCCTCGACCATAGATGGCACACAGGAACCTCGAAACAAGAGCCCATAGACAATTGTCGAATCATATTTCGGCAGATTTTTAAATAAACCCCACATGTCTTTTTCGTGGAGATTTACGAGAAAATTGCAGGAGAGATAGCTATATCTGAGAACCCGGGAGAAACCATAAGAAAATGGAGAGAGGAATTCGGGATTACACAGCAGGAACTTTCCAGATATCTCGACATTTCGCCCTCCGTTATCAATGATTACGAATCTGGACGGAGGAAGTCACCTGGTGTTTTCTCAATCAGGAAAATAGTATACGCCCTCGTTGAAATAGATAAGAAACGCGGAGGAAAAGTCATCAGGAAGTACTCAAGCGGAATGCCCTCAGATGCTCTGATTGATCTGAAGGATTATGATCACGACGTTATGCTTGACAGGATAGTTCCCCAGATAAGGGGCAGGAATGTTTCAAGCGTCGACCTCAGGCGAGCGGTAAGGGGATATACCATTGTCGACGGAGTGAAGGCGATTCTGTCCTTTTCGTACTCAGAGTACAGTAAGCTTTATGGTTGGTCAAGCCAGCGCATAATTTTCTTCACTGAGGTAAAGATGGGTCGCAGTCCGATGATTGCCATAAGGGTACATCCCCTGAAACCTGCAGCGGTCATATATATTCAGCCGGACAGGATAGATGAGCTTGCCATAAAGCTAGCCGAGATTGAAAATATTCCCCTTATAGTCACAGATATGCCTGTGCAGGACATTTCCAGGATAATGTCGGCCCTGCGTATATCCATCGCCTAACAATTTATATCCGGAATTGCATGATCACGGGTTGAAGAGAAAGGGCCTCACAAGATCCTTCGTGCTTATCGTAGCATTTATAGTGCTGGTAGCTGGAACCCTGTACTACATTAATTCTGGAAAACAAACTGCGGAATTACAGGGTCCGTATATTTCTGTATCTGCCTTTGATCTCGGTCCTTCGGTGCCATCCAGAATCAATAATTTTTCAGTTTATATTTACGGTACGACGTCAAACGCGACGAACGTTTCCAATGATCAATTACTATTCAGTGACTATTCCAGTTCCTCTTCTATGACTGGGTACCTGAACCGGTCTTTCTACTCCATTTCCAGTGAATGGGGGAAAATAGTTCCGGGTAAGAATATCTCACTTTCCCTTTACGCTTTCCATAATATATATGCCAATGGTAATGTGACTGTCTACAGTTTCTACAACAATCTGCCATATGATCCTTCCTCACCCGTCAGCGTATCATTCACGACCAAAGTGATATTCAACACGTCTCAACCTGCACTGCGGATTCCGGTAACTGGCATTTCAACTGCTGCAGTGTTCCTGGAAAAGATGCAACTCACGAATACCAGTACGCTGCAGAATTCAAGCATCGTTCTTGGGGCATACCTGAATTCCACTTACACACAAGCATCTGCATATAACTCATTCTCTCCCTCTTCGAAAGTACGTAGCTCTGTTGGGTATCTGCAATTCCGCGGAATTTCATACCTTAGCACATCAAACTACCTTCAAGAAAGCATTAATCCTTCGTTTTCTAACGCGTCTCTTGACTTCAAGTCAATTAAGCCAGGTGTAAGCATGAATTCTGAACTTGTTGCTGGACCAGTGGAGCTACATGTTTCCAATTTTATGGTGGAGACGGGCTATACCATTGGCAGCGCTTATTACTCAGTTTCTAACAACACCGACACCACAATCAAGGTTCTGGCTTCTTCAAATAGCCTTAGTGCGAGTGTGAGAAGCTTTAATGGAAGTACATTTCTTTCCCTCTTCAATGAGTTCATTTCCTCTCGGTCACAATCAACCGTCAAGACCGGTGCCAATGCGGGAAACTTGACCATCATCAATGACCAGAACTGGACCCACATTAATCCACAAGTCCAATCCGACCTGTCCACCCTTTCCCAAAGGAACACAACTAATACTCTGCTTGTACTTAGCCTAGGCCTGTCAGTCATTTCCTCTGATTACAAGCTATATGGCAGCAACAGCAGTCAGAGCCTGCCAGAGATTATAAGCAACCAGATGGGAATCAATTTACCACACCTTTCCGACTTCAATACCCTAGATATCGCTCAAACGGAATGCCCATTCTCAGAGACAAACGATATAATTAGCTCAGGACCTGGAAATCTCACCGCTTCTTTCTATTTCAGCAATTTGAATGTCTCTGTCTCGGTCTTCTCTGGAACGTACAGCGGCCCTCTGCCGATCACGGCGACCATCGTGGGCTGATGATCTAACATATCCCTGCTGAAAATGCATACGAAGTTTATTTCATCTATATATATGCAGCCGAAGAACGGAACGAGGGGGTTGTTATTTTGAGAATTTGTTGCAAACCGCCATTGCAGATCTATTTGGATATTTACGAGAATATTTTGTCCAAGTACCACTCCGGATCAAACCGAATTATACTGCCCATTTCCTGACCTGTACATAGAAACATCACTGGTTTGTTCATTGACGAGACTATGCTTAGCAACGATCCCCCCTTTGCATCGGTATCCAGTTTTGTCAGTATTATGGCGTCAAATCCAGTTTCCTTCAAGAACGTCTCTGCCTGATTCAATGCATCCTGACCAACCATGGAGTCAAGAACAAGGACCGTCAGGTTTGGTTTGGACACGCGTTTTATCTTCTTCATCTCGTCAATAAGATTTTTGTTAGTCTGCATTCTTCCTGCAGAGTCTATAAGGACGTAATCGAGCCCCCTAGCTTTTGCATGTTCTATTGCATCATATGCAACTGCCGAAGGATCACTTCCGTGGTCATGCCGGATTACTTTCACTCCTATGCGATCCCCCAGTATTGAAATCTGATCTATGGCTCCTGCCCTGAATGTATCTGAAGCGGATATTACTGATCTTTTTCCCGCCTCCTTCAGATAATTTGCGACTTTAGCTATGGTGGTAGTCTTCCCGGTCCCATTTATTCCTAGAAAAAGGATCACATATGGCTTTTCTTTCACGTCAAGGATATCAAAGTTCAACTGATTTGATTTCAGGAGGTCTCCAATTGATTCCCTGACGATCCCCATCAGGCCAGCTTTGCTGATCCTCTTTGTGTTCTCCAGCCTTTTCCCAATGTTCTCGGAGAGAGTCTCAACAGCTTCCAGTGAAACGTCGGACTCCAGAAGAACTGTCCTTATTTCGTCCTCAATCTCTCCCCTCTTCGCCCTGAGGATCTCCTCGTTATCAGGTATGCTACGCTTGAAAAGAGCTTTCAAACCTTCAAACATCTTAAGTCTTGCCTTTCTGTTCCTGCCGCGCCTGATCCACGATAGATAACATGGATTCGTATCTGTTGAAGAGCTCAGTTCTCCTGGCGTCTAGAGCACTTATGGTGTTCTGCAGTTCCAGAAGATTATTTTCCAGTCTTCCGGAGACCCTCTCCGGATTCTCCTCTAAATACACATCCGATCCAATGGGCACAAGCATTTTCGATTTTACGTCTATATTCCCAAGTGCAAAAATTCCTGAGCCAATGGCAATGCGCCTGTCCTTTGCCTCCGATATCCCTGTATCCTTGAGGATCGCCTGAACTCTCCTTATTTCTTCCATTCCCCTCAGGAGGCTGTTAAGCTGATTATCGAGTGAGTCTATCAGGGATTTTGTATAGTTTATTTCGTCAACAATGTTGACCTGGGTATCTTCAGCCATTTCAATTACCTTTGAACAGCGAGTGACTTTCGCTGAGTGCTTCCAGAACTGGCATTGCCTCACCGGATAAATAACTTATCAGGGCTCCTCCACCGGTAGAAGCATGGTCAATGGTCTTGAGCATCCCGATCTTTTCCATTGCACTGAGAGTGTGACCGCCTCCAGCAATTCTCAATGCCTTAGATCTTGATATAGCATTCAGTATTTCAAACGTTCCAGAGGAATATTCCGGTACCTCATACATACCCATAGGACCGTTCATGAAGATTGCCTTAGACTGCCTTATTTTCTCTGTGAACATAACTATGGATTCCACTCCGATGTCCGCCAGAAGTTCGTCGTCCGGGATCTTTTCATCTGACGATATTCTCCTGCCTGACGGGTTTAGGATGAAGTCCACGGGAATGATCACTTTTTCTCTATGCCTTTGAAGCATTTCCGTGCAGGTCTTGATGAGATCCTCATGATTCTTGTTATTCTTGATGATGAAGTCCCTGTTCTTCTTTCCTATATCTTTCCCAGAACCCCACAGGAAAGCATTTGCCACAACACCACCAACAAGGATGGAGTCCACAATTCCCTTGTCAAGGAAATTCTTTGAAACAGAGATTGAGTCGTCAATCTTTGATCCGGCAAGTATGGCGACTTTTGGTCTTTCGTTTCCGTCCTTGAACCTGCTGAGCATTGATATCTCCTTCTCAATCAGCCTGCCCGCTATGTTGGGCTTGAGCCGCCTAAAACCTACAAGTGTGGTCTGTGCACGGTGAATTGCAGGGAAAGCGTCAATTACGTAGTAGTCCATTAGTGGAAGCAGTTTCCTGACAATGTGGCTCTTTTCCATTGTATCGATATCATCCGGAGCTATCTCGGTCTCTTCGGAATAGAATCTGCTGTTTTCAAGCATTAGAATGTCACCATTCTTCATTGATGATACCGCTTCTTCCACCTCGCTTCCGAAAAGAGAGTCAACAAATCTTACGTTACGCCCAAGTACGCGCCTCAGGTACATCGCGTGTTTGTCCAGACTTGTAAAATCCTCCTTTCCCGGTCTGCTCTGGTGAGCAACGATAACAACCTTGGAATTCGAGAGGGAGTTTATCGTATCAACATGGGACTTGAAGCGTGATCCCCCAAGAATCTCTCCATTTATGGGGTTGATTGGGGAGTTTATATCGAGTCTGAGAAACACCGTTTTGCCTCTCAGGTCAAAAGAGTCCAGTGTGAAGAAAGACTGTGAACTGCCAGTCATGAAGAGTGATCTGCTAGGGACTTCATATTGGTTTCGATGACTTCCGCGAGACAGCAG
The genomic region above belongs to Thermoplasmataceae archaeon and contains:
- a CDS encoding replication factor C large subunit; the encoded protein is MPWVEKYRPRSLNDLIVSDEILSQLSKWVDSWKDGVPTKPALILHGKPGMGKTSCAYAIAEHSGWKVVEMNASEQRNRDSVRRVALMASLYSDITGFETGTEKRKLILVDEADNMFESRSSSTGGDAGGTGELARVVRETMNPIIITMNDFYEFRRRGQNREIADNSTVIDFSPYKRKNTNEYKQFRLKLMKRIRFILDSERVSLPQKLINDILDRDNMDLRSVINDLESFSGGVDSTTSDFEISVRDRTETPFNIMMSTFRAMSYDDVLDALLDKEGDFTTEDYMMWIDKNLPEEAKEFEDLSMAFDLLSLADVFIGRVLKKQHYAFKRYSEELAAGMMTRIEKRNRSFVKYQFPSYITTMARTRGSRLSRNSLATKLGRLTHSSSSTAMDYMWFFSYISKKQKKNFSKTADRIVISDKEEEILKKG
- a CDS encoding 50S ribosomal protein L15e; the encoded protein is MAETITTYSLVRNAWKDLKKSEIYGIHKQRMAEWRDSPATVRLDRPTRLDRARELGYKSKDGYIIVRSRVRRGGSNRPKIMGGRRPRRMAYSKLTRKKSIQWIAEERVAGKYPNMEILNSYYAGEDGKYKYYEIIAVDKSHPAIVNDKHISWIAEPQNNGRVYRGLTSAGYKGRGLRTGRKNSSKSRPSIRSNGRLRR
- a CDS encoding HAD family hydrolase, which translates into the protein MVQSLNPPNALLIDLDDTIIAFEVLTKETWRKAARLFSGEINSVDPEILATAVLDHSKSFWADPDRHRRWRQDLDAARRKIVELAFADLGINDLELAESFARLYSKMKWESLYVFPGSIETIDAAREHGIITALITNGSSESQRSKLERFSLAGHFDHIFIEGERGFGKPDPRIYKLALSELQVSAEETWMVGDNIVWDVLAPQELGIMGIWIRNRHVVDSRGYSGCPFLTIDSLSELTKYLE
- a CDS encoding helix-turn-helix domain-containing protein encodes the protein MEIYEKIAGEIAISENPGETIRKWREEFGITQQELSRYLDISPSVINDYESGRRKSPGVFSIRKIVYALVEIDKKRGGKVIRKYSSGMPSDALIDLKDYDHDVMLDRIVPQIRGRNVSSVDLRRAVRGYTIVDGVKAILSFSYSEYSKLYGWSSQRIIFFTEVKMGRSPMIAIRVHPLKPAAVIYIQPDRIDELAIKLAEIENIPLIVTDMPVQDISRIMSALRISIA
- the ftsY gene encoding signal recognition particle-docking protein FtsY, with the translated sequence MFEGLKALFKRSIPDNEEILRAKRGEIEDEIRTVLLESDVSLEAVETLSENIGKRLENTKRISKAGLMGIVRESIGDLLKSNQLNFDILDVKEKPYVILFLGINGTGKTTTIAKVANYLKEAGKRSVISASDTFRAGAIDQISILGDRIGVKVIRHDHGSDPSAVAYDAIEHAKARGLDYVLIDSAGRMQTNKNLIDEMKKIKRVSKPNLTVLVLDSMVGQDALNQAETFLKETGFDAIILTKLDTDAKGGSLLSIVSSMNKPVMFLCTGQEMGSIIRFDPEWYLDKIFS
- the pfdA gene encoding prefoldin subunit alpha; the encoded protein is MAEDTQVNIVDEINYTKSLIDSLDNQLNSLLRGMEEIRRVQAILKDTGISEAKDRRIAIGSGIFALGNIDVKSKMLVPIGSDVYLEENPERVSGRLENNLLELQNTISALDARRTELFNRYESMLSIVDQARQEQKGKT
- the pgk gene encoding phosphoglycerate kinase encodes the protein MTGSSQSFFTLDSFDLRGKTVFLRLDINSPINPINGEILGGSRFKSHVDTINSLSNSKVVIVAHQSRPGKEDFTSLDKHAMYLRRVLGRNVRFVDSLFGSEVEEAVSSMKNGDILMLENSRFYSEETEIAPDDIDTMEKSHIVRKLLPLMDYYVIDAFPAIHRAQTTLVGFRRLKPNIAGRLIEKEISMLSRFKDGNERPKVAILAGSKIDDSISVSKNFLDKGIVDSILVGGVVANAFLWGSGKDIGKKNRDFIIKNNKNHEDLIKTCTEMLQRHREKVIIPVDFILNPSGRRISSDEKIPDDELLADIGVESIVMFTEKIRQSKAIFMNGPMGMYEVPEYSSGTFEILNAISRSKALRIAGGGHTLSAMEKIGMLKTIDHASTGGGALISYLSGEAMPVLEALSESHSLFKGN